In Planktothrix sp. FACHB-1365, the genomic stretch TTAATTATTGTTTGTCCTTATCGCCATTTAGTCACGCAATGGGCAAAAGAGGCGGAAAAATTTAATTTGAATCCAATTTTAGCTTTTGAAAGTGTCAGGTATTGGCAAAAAAAATTATCTACTGAATTATATCAATTAAGAGCCGGACATCAAGCGTTTTTAACGGTTATTACAACTAATTCTACCTTGATTTCCGAAGGATTTCAATCTCAACTACGTTATTTTCCTGAAAAAACATTAATGGTGGGAGATGAAGCCCATAATTTAGGAAGTCCTCGGTTAGAGGAAAGTTTACCTCGAAATATTGGCTTAAGATTAGCCCTTTCAGCTACTCCTGAACGACATTTTGATGACAATGGAACAGAGGCAATTCTTAACTATTTTGGCCCTGTTTTACAACCGGAATTAACCTTAGCAGAAGCCATTCGTCAAGGCGCATTAGTTCGCTATTTATATTATCCAATTTTAGTCGAATTAACAGAAGCAGAAAGTCGAGCTTATCATCGGTTAACGACTCGCATCGGTTGGGCGTTAATGGAGGACGAGAAAAACTGGGAAAATAATGAAACCGTTACAGCTTTATTAATTCAAAGATCTCGATTAATTGCATCAGCAACCAATAAATTAGATGCGTTACGCCAGTTAATGAAAACACGATTAAATACAACTCATACTTTATTTTATTGTGGAGATGGAAGTATAGAAACCTTAGAGGATTATTCCCCACGACAATTAGAAGCCACTGTGGAATTATTAGGGTCAGAATTGGGTTATCGGGTGAATACTTATACCGCAGAAACCCCTTTAAGTGAACGGGAAAAATTACGTCAACAATTTGAACAAGGAGAATTACAAGGATTAGTAGCAATTCGGTGTTTAGATGAAGGCGTTGATATTCCCGCCATTCAAAATGCTGTGATTTTAGCGAGTAGTTGTAATCCTCGACAATTTATTCAACGACGGGGAAGAATTTTAAGACCCCATCCGGGGAAAGAACGAGCCACGTTATTTGATATGATTGTTTTACCCCCAGATTTAGATCGAAATACCTTAGAAGTTGAACGCAATTTATTAAGAAAAGAGTTAAAACGGTTTTTAGAATTTGCCAATTTAGCCGATAATGCAGGAGAGGCGAGATTAAAATTACTTCAGTTACAAAAGCGATATGGGTTATTAGATTTATAGCAACCCCTGGCTTTCATCCTAACTTAAGTGAAATAATGACATCACTAACTTTTACCATCAGTATCATCGGATCGATCTCTGAGGCAGCAAACCCATACTTCTGATAAAAGAGCTTTGCCTCTTCCGAGATAGCATGGACAAGAATTGCTCGTATTCCCGCAATTTCAGCCGCTTGTAGCGTGCGAAGAATCGCATCTCGTAGCATAGCACGCCCGATACCTTGGTTTTGCCACTGGCGATCAACGGCCAATCTTCCGATCACCATAACCGGAATTGGATCGGGCATATTACGCCGAACTCGTCCTGTAGCAATAGTTTGAGCTACTGCGCCGTTGGCAAGACAGTAGTATGCAACGACGACTGCACCCACAGAAAGAACATAAGTGCGGGAAGCCCCTTCTAACTCATTTTTCCAAGCACGACGCTTGAGCCAGTCATCTAACTGACTGTTACCCGAATCAAAGTTATCAATTTGATGTGACGGATTTAGTTTTTCAGGAGGGCTGAGTTTGTCTCGATCTCGATCTAATCCCACGGCGATTTAGTGGTTAACAATGCTTTTAATTTCTCATTTTGCAGAGGTGGTGCATCTAACAGATCCACGAATTTCTGAAATTTACCCTCATCTAACTCAAAAAAACAGCGACTTAAAATCACATCTTGGGCTTTTTGGTAAGCTGTTTGAAGCATGAACTCTGATCGGCTTTTGCCTTGTATTTTAGCAGCTTGATCGATAAAATCCCGTTGACTCTGCTTGGCTCGGATATTGATCGTTACCTCGCGGGTTGGGCTGACTGACTCTTGAGATTCTGACTCACACATAACCGATACCTCTGTGAGAGTTAAACTAAATTGCCGATTGCTTGATTCCAGATTAACAGCTTTGTATATACATTGTCAATACATTTTCAACCTCTAATAGTCATTAGGTGACAAGCTCGATATTTTATCTTAACAACAAGCAAAGATAAATTTTTGTTAAGACTAATCAACTCTTGTCGTTTAAAACTCAGCTTTGTCGCGCTCTTTTGTCGATTTCAGATTAAAATGATCACAATTGCCATTTTACGCCCCTTAA encodes the following:
- a CDS encoding DNA phosphorothioation system restriction enzyme — protein: MTDNCIPQIPPSLHLRAYQQQAVNNWFANRGRGTLKMATGSGKTITALAIATELYQKIGLQALIIVCPYRHLVTQWAKEAEKFNLNPILAFESVRYWQKKLSTELYQLRAGHQAFLTVITTNSTLISEGFQSQLRYFPEKTLMVGDEAHNLGSPRLEESLPRNIGLRLALSATPERHFDDNGTEAILNYFGPVLQPELTLAEAIRQGALVRYLYYPILVELTEAESRAYHRLTTRIGWALMEDEKNWENNETVTALLIQRSRLIASATNKLDALRQLMKTRLNTTHTLFYCGDGSIETLEDYSPRQLEATVELLGSELGYRVNTYTAETPLSEREKLRQQFEQGELQGLVAIRCLDEGVDIPAIQNAVILASSCNPRQFIQRRGRILRPHPGKERATLFDMIVLPPDLDRNTLEVERNLLRKELKRFLEFANLADNAGEARLKLLQLQKRYGLLDL
- a CDS encoding GNAT family N-acetyltransferase gives rise to the protein MGLDRDRDKLSPPEKLNPSHQIDNFDSGNSQLDDWLKRRAWKNELEGASRTYVLSVGAVVVAYYCLANGAVAQTIATGRVRRNMPDPIPVMVIGRLAVDRQWQNQGIGRAMLRDAILRTLQAAEIAGIRAILVHAISEEAKLFYQKYGFAASEIDPMILMVKVSDVIISLKLG
- a CDS encoding DUF1778 domain-containing protein gives rise to the protein MCESESQESVSPTREVTINIRAKQSQRDFIDQAAKIQGKSRSEFMLQTAYQKAQDVILSRCFFELDEGKFQKFVDLLDAPPLQNEKLKALLTTKSPWD